A single region of the Salvia miltiorrhiza cultivar Shanhuang (shh) chromosome 8, IMPLAD_Smil_shh, whole genome shotgun sequence genome encodes:
- the LOC130998313 gene encoding uncharacterized protein LOC130998313: protein MDNARNCAAAGALVEGLYPTIVWTSCVVHTLNLALQNICAAKNIENNQETYALCSWITDVAADASMIKIFIMNHRMRLAIFNQFFSLKLLSIAATRFASIIVMLKRLKLLKRSLSTMVISEQWDSYREDDVEKASLVKMKVLDDLWWDKKNTMIEKVKAAIYKHERIQAQDSSPFYEVVHTILVSRWNKNNTYLHCLAHSLNPRYYSDQWLSEDTSRVPPHRDNEVAKERMKCLKKYFPDIAQRRIVIREFANFASMAGDFADSDSIEQRYELDPKSWWVTYGPSAPTLQKLALKLLVQPSSSSCAERNWSTYSFIHSLRRNKLAPQRAEDLVYIHSNLRLLSRRTPEYSKGETKLWDIGGDNFGTLQDVGDLEIAELSLDEPELESVVFTEEGGGDIPDGEEDEDEEAFMT, encoded by the exons ATGGATAATGCGAGGAATTGTGCTGCTGCTGGAGCCCTAGTGGAGGGATTGTACCCTACCATTGTTTGGACGTCGTGTGTTGTTCACACACTCAACTTAGCGTTGCAAAATATATGTGCTGCGAAGAACATAGAGAACAATCAAGAAACTTATGCATTATGTTCTTGGATCACCGATGTTGCAGCAGATGCTAGTATGATCAAGATTTTCATCATGAATCATAGGATGAGGTTAGCAATCTTTAAtcaatttttctctctcaagTTGCTTTCAATTGCTGCAACTCGATTTGCTTCTATCATTGTGATGTTGAAGCGACTTAAGCTTCTTAAGAGAAGCTTAAGTACCATGGTGATAAGTGAGCAATGGGATTCTTATCGAGAGGATGATGTGGAGAAGGCAAGCTTAGTGAAAATGAAAGTATTAGACGATCTTTGGTGGGATAAG AAAAATACAATGATAGAAAAAGTGAAGGCTGCAATATACAAGCATGAAAGAATCCAAGCTCAAGATTCATCTCCTTTCTATGAAGTGGTCCATACCATCTTGGTAAGTCGATGGAACAAAAACAACACCTATCTCCACTGTTTGGCCCATTCGCTAAATCCAAG ATATTATAGTGATCAGTGGCTTTCAGAAGACACCTCTCGAGTCCCTCCACATAGGGATAATGAAGTTGCAAAGGAGAGAATGAAATGTTTGAAGAAGTACTTTCCAGATATTGCTCAAAGGAGGATTGTGATAAGGGAATTTGCTAACTTTGCTAGCATGGCGGGTGATTTTGCTGATTCTGACTCAATTGAGCAACGCTACGAGTTGGACCCTAAGAGTTGGTGGGTGACATATGGTCCAAGTGCTCCGACACTTCAAAAGTTAGCTTTGAAACTCCTTGTCCaaccttcatcttcttcatgtgCCGAAAGGAATTGGAGCACATACTCTTTCATTCACTCGTTAAGAAGGAACAAGTTAGCTCCCCAACGTGCTGAAGATTTGGTTTACATTCATAGCAATCTTCGTTTGCTATCTAGAAGAACTCCTGAATACTCTAAAGGAGAGACAAAGTTGTGGGATATTGGAGGAGACAACTTTGGTACACTTCAGGATGTTGGAGATCTAGAGATTGCGGAGTTATCACTTGATGAGCCGGAGTTAGAGAGTGTTGTGTTCACTGAAGAGGGCGGTGGTGATATACCAGATGGGGaagaggatgaggatgaggaagcTTTCATGACTTAG